TGAAATCACCATgaagaaatatttgatatacaatAGAACCAATATGCAAATGTTATGTTTTCCGGATTTACAACATCAAAGTATGACAGGCTCCAGAAGTTTTAGGATTTTCGGAACAAATTTTTCATAACCTTGAAATAGGTTCGAGCatccaaataatttttaaaagaaaatttttagtaataaaacttaattattttacagcaaagaaaagaaaaaaaaatgaaaaaagaaaaaagaaaagaaaagaaattgatggTATGTGATAATGTCTATCTAAGATGAAAATACATCACATCCAAAGAGATTAAGTGCTATAAAACGATTCCATGAAAAGTTGACATAAAACTGGTCGTGAATTAATAATTAAGGCTATGCAAATGACGCTTTTGATAAACTGTATGAATAAGAATAGGCTACTATGTAGCTGTCTTCATGTAAAAGAATGTGGGATTTGAATAGTATATCAGATAAAGTAAAAGAAAGTTAGGAAAATGTGAGAATGTCAGTGCCCAATTTaagatggagagagagagagagagagagagagagagagagagagagagagagagagagcatctTTAATTAGAAGTTAAAGAAAGCCCATTTTcagtattttgaaaagaaattaacaCGTTTTACCTGTTTTCATTAAATTCCTGACTGTTTGACATATCACGTAACGGAATTCattcttttctctttttatatCTCGGATTTTGACAAATGATAAACGACTGTTCTTCTGATAACGTAAATACAAATTTGCGCACCCATTTACATGGCATCGGGTACCTAGACTGTTAGATCATTACGTAGCTTATGGAGTCAAGTTACAAGACTTTTGCGGACTTTTCAAAGAGAAAGCAGTAGCgttaaaatgtgttttgtttttatgcaTTGTACGAATCGTTGTGTTGaacttcaaaattaaatatcacTTTCAGTTAGCTATGAACTTTGATAAGGTAATTTCTGGTTCATCTGCTCAAGACTCAATCCATGACAAATATTCAGTCACTTAGCTTTAAATGACCGGATTTAAACACAAAATGTTAGAACTGATACCTAAttaagatatttataaataaggaGTATAGtcacactggcgtcggaagcaaattgaaaggggggggggctaatccttagaaatattgagaaaaaagtaattcccaaaatcacggaaatcctaatccgtggggggggggggggggggggggggggggagtcttccaaaagaaaaaaaattacccaatttttttttccaaaatcatgaaattcctaatccgtggggggggggggggggggaatagtatgcttctgaatccaacttctcaatctttcaaggtaaatttaggaacaataatctttcctgcgagaaaaagtggggggggggggggctgaaccctctatcatgctatgtctctagcccccccccccccccggttccgacgcctatgagtCACACATCCTAACAGACAGGGGACATACAATTAAAACGAACCCTGGCTCGAGGTCAGCTGGTGGGGGTTATGATTTATGTATTTGAATCTTTTTCTACTTAAAAGCTAGCATTGATTTGCATACGGCGCATCATGGTATTGTAAGGCTTAAATAGAAAAAACCTGAATTTATGAACTGAGCAATGTTTTGTTAATCTTAATTGACATAATCTGAATctcatcatattttttatatttaacacCTACGACCTTCAATCTAAATCTACTAAGTATACTTCATATGCAGGTATGTTACTTTAGgtttttccccccaaaatagAGTGACCATACAAAATTAAGTGTTGATGCTAGTACGTTTATCAAAAATAAGAAGGATCCCAGTGGACCCTCCCCCTTGCTTTAACAAAacttcaaatacatgtatatataccagAATAATCAAACAACGGACACTAGATACAATTgcaaaattttagatataacttaaaaaaaaaccatacatcCATCaacaatcaaatatatttacttatgttcttattcgttaacactcaaacgaacataaataatttataaaataaataacaacacGTATATAGATGCAGAAGCGCTCTCAGAAGCGCAgtttaattattacatgtatacaatcacataattcaattttcttgtgttctttttctctacaaaaacaaaacaacacatattagcaaaatatttatatatatatttttcataaaaccaAACATTTATGACTATCTTTGAGGGCGGGTGGGTGGGGAAACGTCTGCTTGCACTGAGAGAGATCCTTCGAATGACTTAAAACTCAATTCTTTACCAAATCGTGCGTACCTTACGAGAATACCTGTAGAACAGgttttctataaatataataacCAATCAAATTGGTTAGTCTTCATAACAAACACCAGGTAAACACGTGTTCGATCGAAAACACGTGTTGTAATAccttcaataaatatatatatatatatatatatatatatatatatatatatatatatatatatatatatatatatatatatatatatatatatatatatatatatatatatatatatatatatatatatatatatatatatatatatatatatatatatataccggtatatcagaGGAGAGGTTTACAGTTCTTATTACCTTCCACATAAAGTTATACTATTTTTTGTGTCGATATGTCACAACTGGGATAGAATTAGCAAAGAAAGCATCCGCGGAtctggggtggggtggggggtggtGGGTCAGGGTCGGGGGAGGGGTTGGATCCCTCTccccggaaaattcaaatttattaaaactaattttcaaataattttacaaaaaataggcctaacccccccccccccccccccccccgcccggCAACACAATCCGCGCATGCGGTGGAATGCAAAAATtagaatactgtatacagggttatattTGCCCCGTGtaatttacatctaccgagtttGATTCCCTCCATTTCTTATGGAAAGCACCCTTATACGTAATTCATATTTCTATAGAAACTGAcgggactgaaatctacacgtccCGTTTATTGATTGATCGAAACctacacaggcacgtagcatcgtttttgaaagtgggatggggggcagactcatcccaaaaaaaaaatttgacatgccaaaaaaaaaaaaggaaaattgttatttccGAAAATCGTCAAAAACCTAATccgagggggagggggtgggggggggggtagctaaaaaaaaaagaaagaaagaaaaaaaagggaaatttgtAATTTCCGAAAATAGTCAAAaacctaatccgtggggggggggggggggctaatttccttatttctatatcaattttttacatactcccaaaaaagtgggggggggggggcaactctatgttaattcaattttttgtatgttaattttgaaaaatttgttgcggcgagaaaaagtggggggcaagcccccccccccccccggcccgatgctacgtgcctgctacaacgacctaggaaaaatcacgaactgcatgaaataatcatgatgcaTGCCCAAATTCCCAtgggagacgatttggctgctTCTTTTAGCTACATGTAACGCTGATGTAAATTAAAAGTGAGTTAAATTAACTTACTATACacagtaaatttaaaataaagatgtaaatttaaacaataaaatgtttttctttggtgattcatgcaggttatgaaggtGTTGATCTTTGAAGAAGAAATGCATAACCCGCGCtggcaatgtcgccaccttcatatcccgcatgaatcaccaaagaaagcattttattgtttcaatGTAGAGAGTTAATTGAAATTTGGAATTCGCgacccagtcttaaattcgcctgcTGACAACGAGGGTGTAAGGAGCGAAATTAAAACGAGGCGAACATTTCCctgtaatgcttatatttatcgGGTTCGGTATACGTGAAATTATAAAACCACAGGTTGAACTAATCAGTCTTTTTTGCATTTTCTCAACGTTTAATATGACTGAAACGTTAGAAGCACAGTTAGAAACGCTCACGAACGAGAATGCATTCTTACAGAAGTACTTTTCCTTGAGGAAGAAGTGCGAACAGCTTCAACAGGTATATTGCACAGCCCTCCTGCTCTCTCTCACTTCTTTGGGTCTCACTTTTGTTGATGATGCATGATGGTCTTATAAATGGTCATAAGTATCCAACGCAAATTGTCATCATTCATTCCAATGAAATatgataatatgttttacggtgtgaccgttggggcgagcgcagaaggaaccacacatctgtcatcattgttaaatgtaacccgtggacttgccctaaccaaaaaactttggctttgtctcgaaaacttttaccaccgcaaggaacccgAAATTATcaaacctttttaaaacaaactaccactgagcattaataaaatgttaaacagacttattaaatacaataatattatgttttatcattcctttaccttttaataatgatcattaaaatcagtaaacaaattgtgtgtctgtgttatttttcattttgttccttgttgttacctgtgttttaattattttcctctgtgacatcaattttgttattaatctttttcatttttgtacgctatataagcgttgaAGACATGTGCCCTCAACcttttttagtgtgtgatatccaatataATTGAAAGGTATGtccacatatgcaactataacaaatacatgtagatattttaaaagtttaatttttttcttttatttattcatttattacaaaatgatgtggctgcacgtagatctaataatgattggacttttctttttgaataattttttgtcacctacctaacgtatgcatatatgattggatcaatatgacagtaaatttagcatggaaattgcatgtgtatttactaggcaaaaaaatttatcaaaacaaaactaatcagccaaagagtcaccgttaacactgatactgagtacttcctacacgttacatccagtacagatgcttgatccacctctaaatgtatcgcgggaaattaaaacgcgagatcactgtgacgtcatacttaactttcttttgcgctcgacagttttcgttaGTTgtcggggaaggaaatgacgtcatatgtcagcaaaCGTTCagttttttacgtaagcatatgtgCTGTTTACTttagtgttttttaaaaaaggactttTTATTGGTAAATGGAGAAAGATATATGCGATTTACAGGTAAgattttccttagaaacgcttcctgttccgccatgttgctatgcaccgcaatggatcactgggatagtagaacgtcttcacgcgggtccacaaaattttctttgaacaatgtgcagatttcaactcgaatttcctccattcatacacgttgtctatggagctcgctacgcgagcggcgcttcgcgtcgcctcgctgcgctcgctattacaATAATGAAAAGCAATATTTAGGCGGTTACTTAAACAGTTAAATGcaaatggaaaatgtttttgaCTTGTAATATGCACAAGCCtctgaatttctatcaataagctGTTAAATGTAAGGGAAGATAGAGATATATAccctatctatatataaatacactttttatatatagatagggtatatatatatataaatatctctctctctctccctctctctctctcttcccatACATTTAACagcttattgatagaaattcagaGGCCTGTGCAATATGAAATACAATGCACTGTATCATTATGATATTAGTGATGAATATAGACCCCTCATATTACACTAAATTGCTGTGCACTATAGAAAGGATCCGTAACAGGGATGTGTGTATGTATAGCATCAGGGTGGAGTACAACAATAATCACCTTTGGGTGATTGGATGAACCTGGATAACTGACTGTTCACAACACACTATGACTTTATATTGACCAACCATATACTGTAACAGTAACTCAAATTTATGGTTGATAAGAAGATGACAGATGAATACAAACCCTTGTATCTATGTGCAATAATAAGACATTCTGTTTCTCCTATAGGCTAATGAGAAAATAGTCAACAGAATACAGCATGTGAAGAAGCTCATCAAGAGATACAAGAGGGAGAGAAGGTCAGCATTGCACATTGTTGTGGTTCATTGTTTATTAGTTTCTAATATGGAATCTTTTTTACCAGTCAGATATGGAACAACAAATAGGATTTAAATAACATGCATATGTATGTATTGCATATTGCATGCAAACCCAAAAATATTGTCAGATAGAAATCAGTGGAAATTTAAGATATAGAAAGAGAATGATGATGCGAAGAAATTTAAGGTTTTAGTATTAAAGATTCTATTGACTATTGCATATTGCatgcaaacacaaaaatattgttaGATAGAAATCAGTGGAAATTTAAAGAAAGAGAATGATGATGTGAAGAAATTTAAGGTTTTAGTATTAAAGATTCTTTCATTGATACATTTATTTAGGTTTCTAACCAACCGCCTGGATGAACATGGGGACGACTACAAAGATGCACAGATTCCAGTGATGTGGGAGGTCAGCTAACAGTTTGTGAAAATCTCTGTTTGGCAGATAAATGTAAACTTGTTTGAATGTTCTTGGCTAACTTGATTAGTCCATGGGTCTATAAGTaggaaaataaaacatcaattatggtacatattcaagaaaaaaaatcatctcagGCCTTTGAAGATACACAAAATGGATATGCAAAATATAAGTTCTTGATTACTTTTTTGTAATAAAGATgaagaaaaatgtcaaaatttcattagtAAACTTTATTAAACATTAGAGTTGGTTACCCTTTGTCTGACAATAAACACATCAAGTATAGGATCAATTTTTATTGTACTCTGTGATCGGTAGGAGGATCAAATACACAACCCTCTTCGTGCAATGAAAAGCAGCAATGGAAAAGCTCATGGAGTGAAACATTCATCTGACATCATCTCAGCAGTCAGTCCCCGAGTGTTAGCAGACATGGGACAAATCTCCTCAAGTTCGTAACTTAAACTTTAATAATCTGCATGTACCGGTAGTTTTTTAAATCACTAGAAATCAGTGTGTATGAAAAGTTTGTTATGTAAGAAATCTTAGGATTTCATCGTAGTCTGTAtctaaaaaatgttgaaatgatCTATTAGAAATGTTGAAATaaccaggttttttttaatgaaaataaatacaatgtacaattaAAGTagattttattgtacaacatatttttagttcCCTTCCCCTTTAAGCATGTGAAAGATGTTGGGATATTTCTCTAAGTGAGAGATGTGAAATATGTGGGGGCTTGACAAAATTTTTAGAACACTTCAACTTGATAATGATCAACAGATTATAGAAAATTCAAGCCTTTACTctcaataaaaaagataaatcagttacttgaaattttttttttataaaattcattcttGAGCCCCCTCCCTTAGATTTTGGTGAAAGGATGACGCAGCTGCATTTAGGCTCTGTTTACATTGGAACACTTTAATATGTCCTTTAGTATGATGCTTGTAAATTGATAACTAGCATTCTAACTTTAGTTGGCTAATAGTATGTGaagtatattttattcattgagtattttgaattttaaagtgGAAAGATAACTTTCAAAAGTTTTTCGGCTCAAAATGTGACAATACCATTTTAAAATAAgagaatatataaatttaatgttCTTCAGAATGGAAACTTTAGGTTTCTTTAAAACTCTTCAAGACTGGGCTAAATGTTGATAAACAAGATATGTTTCTCCCTTTTATCAGGTAAATCCAAAAAGAAGGTAGAAAAAGCCAAGGACTTTGTTGGCCCTAAGAAGCCCGCCAAtgcatttcttttgttttgtcaGCACAGGAGGACGGCCGTGTCAGAGGAATACTTCAAGGTGGGGCTTACAGGGGAATTCACACGACATAGCACATAATGAATGAGGAAAATACGCATAGGCAAACCATTATGATGTTTACAATAGAAGCAATGAAGTgaatatataatgtaaaatgaTGTATGAGACGGAATTTTTCTCATAACTTTTGTATAAATAGTTATGAAACAATTTTAGTGATCATAAACACTTATATGCTTTTGTTGAACCCTAATGAATTAAAaggaatttgattttaaaaacagtgTTTGACAACTAGCCATGAatgattcaatttattttcCACACAGTTCCCCCTTTTGGAATTGATTCTAGAAACTTTGTGTGCTCTTGGATCTTGCAGTTGATATACATAGATCTATCTTTTCTAtccttttcattttttgcaGGAGAAACATGAAGAAATTTCAAACCATGAGTTGACTCGTAGAATTGCTTTGGAGTGGAATATTCTAAAACCAGATCAGAAAAAAGTAGGTTGTATAATTGTTGCTAAAGGTGTGTAGAAATATctataagaaatattttcattaatgatATAGGGTATTCCAAAAACATTGATGTTTTATGGTAGTCGGatccaaaatattgaattacaaTGTGCAATTTAACTTTTGAACCTTTTTTAAATGTAAGGGCATAAGTctttttataaagaaacatctCCTTAAATCATGCTGTATTGTATTCTACCAATAAAATCTCAACACATATAAAGGAAACAATGCTGTTTTTAGTGTTTTAgggataaagtgaaaattatttattttgcagATTTACTTTGACTTGTATGAACAAGAGAAGGAgcaatatgagagagagatgAAAATCTACCACGAGCAGGAATTGTCTCGGGGGATCGACAGAGAGCCTAACAAGGGACGCGAGAGCTCAGAGGAAGTGGATGCTGCTGCCATGGAAATGGAGGCACAGAGTGCCGTCAACGCACTAATGATGGACAACTGACAAAGGAGTGTCCAAGAATCTCTACTTACACTGACCGAGTAACACTGCCTTAACAATCAGCTTCCCTGCCATCTTCcttcttttaatttgttttcttttaataggTTAGGAATGAAGTAAAATGtgtgattttatttatctttgGTTTAATATCgttagagaaaattttttatcggattttattttgaatttcattttgcgTCCAAGTAAACCAATTCAATTGGTTCTTTGGAATTCATTTGATCTATTCGTAAAAGAGAAACTATTATTATAATATGTGACGTACTATTTACATATGTATGATGGACTGATTTtacttgttttatttgatgTGTGTTTGAAAATGATTGCATTAAATGCCACTTTGAAGGTCATTGTCTGTATCAAACCAAAAAACATTAGATTTTTACACATTATTTAACAAATACAAACCAATTTAATTCAGAGATGTTTATGTTAAGCTGTTACTGTAAACTATCTATCGAATTGGAACTTCTGAATGTATATTGATGTCATTAATTATGCTTCAAATGGGAAGAAgtgtgattaaaaaataagaataattcaTCTTCCTATACATATGTATTGCAAAGGCCAGTTACTCTAGCTGTTTTCAGTTTACTGTCACAATAATTTatgtacatattaaatattcatAGCAAATATTTAGCAGCTTTTACAATAACCAGTTGATCAAATAtttaagtcattaaattttacaaattctaaaatttcaatgttgtgtgtaataaaaaatcatcatttctacgaaaattgattttttctgtattattgaattttgaaaataaattataaatattgtctACAGAGGTCAAACTTCAATTCAAAGTAAGTgatagttgaaaaaaaaaagccaagTTGGATgctgaacaaaacaaaacactagttaaatatttgaacattgtattacatgtaatagtaaTTGTGTGGATCTGGCCCctgggccataaaacttagatgagcttacttttgatctaggtctcacttttacaaaagaaacatatagtggaaaagtgagactgagatcaaaagtgagctcgtctaagttttatggccccagggCCTGAACTCTGACAAGAAaagtaatggtacatgtatttcattatataGCCCATATTAGGTAATAATGAGTGTTAATTGTGAATTAAACAATCTCTGTATGCTGCCTTCTTCTTATTTCAAGATTTCAAGTATTTACAGTGTAGAAAATCAAGACGACACACCACTCAATGAATTAggattatttgatttatttcagtTTATATCAATTCAACATAAACagtaatatatatgttttaacattttcttttcttaagaTAAGAACGTACCTTTTTACATACATTTGTGGATAAACCAAAATTATTTATGTTcagcaatgaaaaatataattgatcAGGTAAAATTGCTCATAATACTCTGATAACTAAGTTAAATTTGACATCAAACTAAAATAgcttttataaaattgttttccaCTTCTGAGGTTCTCATTGATGTCATGAAATTCCTTAGGCAAATGCTTAATGTACAGAATTTTCTTCAAAACATAAATAGGGTGGACATAGATTAAAATTAGTTACTTTTCTCACTTAATTTGCTATATAGATGATTTTGTGCCTTTCAACGGTTTCAATGTCTCTTTCTAGTTGTTTCATTTCGGCTTCCATTCGTTCTTTTCTGTTCTTTTTGGGGGCGGTGTCAGGAACCACTGATAGACCCTGATACTGGTCATGAATTTCTTCCCAGTTTTGTTTAAGTCCCTTGAGAATTGCAGCTCTCTCGTCGGCTGTGAGAGATTTCATGGCTCCGCGACGGAAATGCTCGGCAACATAGGCATCATACTCCTCCTGTGCTCTCTGCATTTCATCCCTTCTCCTGATCAAGTATTTTGGTGTTTCTCCAAAATCCTGTAGATGGAAAGATTTTTTTAGAGCTGTTACAGTCAactgatttaattttattttgacaaaaatattttgacaaaaatatgcATCTTACTACTTCAacaacatttatatataaaaaaagaagttgATAATCtctatgagagagagagagagagagggggggatAATAAATTTGTTTCATCTTAACTTTGTCAATATAGTGATATGTACCTTTTTGTTTGTGTACACAGGTTCTAAGCCTGATGGCTCCAAGAGATTTTTGTGGCCTCCTCTGGTATCCACGTAAACCTTCTGTGGTTGTCTTGGGACAGATGTAATGTTCTGGACTGCATTTGTAGTGATGAAGTTCTTGGAGGTTTTCAGGCCCATTAAGGGCTTATCATCTTTCCTTGGGACTGGGGGTCTCCTCCTCTCCTCATCGGCATACTTGAATTGTTGGTCTGGGGGAAGATCTATTTAGAGAAaagaattttgaataaatgggGAACACCAAAGGCAATTTTTGAGAATGAAGACCTATTGAATAGATATACTGCATTAGATTTTCATTTTACTTCAGGGAAATCAGGATTAAGAAAGAATACCTCTTGGTAATATGACATCTTTGGTGCGTTTCTTGAGGAAATTATCTGTGGTTGGGGCAGGCACCTTGGCTTGTCCCATAGTTTTGTGGTCCCCTCGACCAGACACATATTCTTGTTTCACATTATCCCGAAATTTGGAGTTGTATCTGTAATTCAATATGAATTGTGTCAAtcctttaaaaatgtatacaaatgtaACAAAAAAACTCACATACTGAGTGACTTTTTTGAAAAGATTCAATAGATATAAACATATGATACATTCTAATAACTAAAATATCTTATAACGTGTCTTACTAGCGCAATCAAGTGTAAATATACACGCATGGACAATTGGCGTAGACATAATTTCTACACTTGTTCTCTGTGTCCAGTTAATAACGATTTATATAAGCATGTTGAATGCATATACGATATGTGGAAAGTTATTAAGTCCCAAATGCAAGCCTTTTAAGTCTTTTAAGCATATATGAAGATATTTGACTAAGATATTGTACATGTCTATACTGTCAACTCAACCAAAACAGATAATCGTACCTTGcttgtttg
The window above is part of the Magallana gigas chromosome 10, xbMagGiga1.1, whole genome shotgun sequence genome. Proteins encoded here:
- the LOC105344152 gene encoding high mobility group protein B1, whose translation is MTETLEAQLETLTNENAFLQKYFSLRKKCEQLQQANEKIVNRIQHVKKLIKRYKRERRFLTNRLDEHGDDYKDAQIPVMWEEDQIHNPLRAMKSSNGKAHGVKHSSDIISAVSPRVLADMGQISSSKSKKKVEKAKDFVGPKKPANAFLLFCQHRRTAVSEEYFKEKHEEISNHELTRRIALEWNILKPDQKKIYFDLYEQEKEQYEREMKIYHEQELSRGIDREPNKGRESSEEVDAAAMEMEAQSAVNALMMDN
- the LOC105344153 gene encoding enkurin, producing the protein MLEEASIYNLIPTEEEKKIKQARYNSKFRDNVKQEYVSGRGDHKTMGQAKVPAPTTDNFLKKRTKDVILPRDLPPDQQFKYADEERRRPPVPRKDDKPLMGLKTSKNFITTNAVQNITSVPRQPQKVYVDTRGGHKNLLEPSGLEPVYTNKKDFGETPKYLIRRRDEMQRAQEEYDAYVAEHFRRGAMKSLTADERAAILKGLKQNWEEIHDQYQGLSVVPDTAPKKNRKERMEAEMKQLERDIETVERHKIIYIAN